The following coding sequences lie in one Saimiri boliviensis isolate mSaiBol1 chromosome 6, mSaiBol1.pri, whole genome shotgun sequence genomic window:
- the OR52A1 gene encoding olfactory receptor 52A1, producing MSVSNITVYMPSVLTLIGIPGLESVQCWIGIPFCAVYLIAMIGNSLLLIIIKSERSLHEPMYIFLGMLGATDIALASTIMPKMLGIFWFNVPEISFDSCLLQMWFIHTFQCIESGILMAMALDRYVAICYPLRHATIFTHRLVIQIGTMVVLRAAILVAPCLVLIKCRFQFYHTTVISHSYCEHMAIVKLAAANVQVNKIYGLFVAFTVAGFDLTFITLSYIQIFITVFRLPQKEARFKAFNTCIAHICVFLQLYLLSFFSFFTHRFGSHIPTYIHILFSSIYLLVPPFLNPLVYGAKTTQIRIHVVKMFCS from the coding sequence ATGTCCGTTTCCAACATCACGGTCTACATGCCCTCTGTGTTGACACTAATAGGGATTCCAGGCCTAGAATCTGTGCAGTGCTGGATTGGGATTCCATTCTGTGCCGTTTACCTCATTGCTATGATTGGAAATTCCTTGCTTCTGATCATCATCAAATCTGAGCGTAGTCTCCATGAGCCTATGTACATTTTCTTAGGCATGCTAGGAGCCACAGATATTGCACTTGCTAGTACCATTATGCCCAAGATGCTTGGAATATTCTGGTTTAATGTGCCTGAAATCTCTTTTGATTCCTGCTTACTTCAAATGTGGTTCATCCACACATTTCAGTGTATAGAGTCAGGAATCCTGATGGCGATGGCCCTGGACCGTTATGTGGCCATCTGTTATCCACTAAGACATGCCACCATCTTCACCCACCGGCTTGTCATTCAGATAGGAACTATGGTCGTACTCAGGGCTGCTATTCTTGTAGCCCCATGCCTAGTACTGATAAAGTGCCGGTTTCAATTTTACCACACAACAGTCATCTCCCACTCCTACTGTGAGCATATGGCCATTGTGAAATTAGCTGCAGCAAATGTTCAAGTCAACAAAATTTATGGTTTGTTTGTGGCCTTCACTGTTGCAGGGTTTGACCTCACATTCATCACATTGTCCTACATCCAGATATTTATTACGGTTTTTCGTTTGCCCCAAAAAGAGGCTAGGTTTAAAGCATTTAATACCTGCATTGCTCACATCTGTGTCTTCCTCCAACTCTAcctcctctccttcttctccttcttcacaCATAGGTTTGGGTCTCACATCCCCACTTATATCCATATTCTCTTTTCAAGCATTTACTTGCTGGTCCCCCCATTTCTCAATCCACTTGTTTATGGTGCAAAGACCACACAGATTCGCATTCATGTGGTAAAAATGTTCTGTTCATAA